GCGCTTTCTCTCGCCATCACGAATTTAAATATCCTTTACCAAATCTGTTTCTTTACTCCTTTCACTTTTTTGACTCTTCGTCGTATAATTGTTCCTCAGGTAACGTATTACTCCTACTTAATTCCATTCCAGGTTTTGCTTTCCTCTCTGCGGCGTGGTTAATTTTGAACCGATTTTCGCCGAATTACGCTTCCAGGTTGATGCTGGAATCGGTCGTTATGACTCAGGAACTCAGGCGATCATTTCGTAGAATTTTTGTTAAAACGTGAGTACTGCTTCGTGAGGATGTTGTTCCGATTAATAAACAGATATATTCTCTGTGATACTCATCTTTATTTTTGGAAGCAGAAACATGCATATTTTCGTTTCTGTATGTCTCTATTCTGGTTTCATTATAATATGATGTGCCTATTTGTACAATGTAAAATTAGTCTATGCATAAGGTGACTGAGGATATGTGCCTAATTACAGTACTTGAACTTTGTAAATATATTCGCATACTAATACCTTTATCaataatcacacaaaatatGCTCCGATTCCAACTTTGGGCTGAGGATTTCCAGGAATGTGAAGGGATTGAATTTTGAATAATCATTTGCACTACATGCTTTCTCCTTATTGTGTCTTTCTTGTTATTGTTCAGTGAAGAAGCTGTGGTTGGTAATTCCGAAGCAGTACAAATTTTGAAGGATTATTACATTCCAGATTACATACTTCTTCCTGATTTAGAAATCGAACAACAAGCTCGTGTTCCTGAATGTCCTCTGATCGTATTCATCAACACAAAAAGTGGGGGGCAGTTGGGAGGTGAACTTTTACTAACATGCTGTAGTCTTCTTAACAAAAATCAGGTTTGTTTCCAGTTTTGACTGCTCAGGAATGGACTACGGAGTGAGTGCAAGTTTTTCTCGAGGACCTTTAGCTTAGTTTTACTGGTATTCAGGTGTTTGATCTTGGGGAAAAGGCACCTGATAAGATGCTCCACCAGCTTTATTTCAATTTGGAGAAGCACAAGCAAAACGGCGATAGATTTTCTGCTGAGATTCAAACAAGATTACGTATCATAGTAAGTGGAATAGTGTATTGATGAACATACTTATGAAAATAGAGTTTTTGTTGAGCAGTGCCAAAGATAATGACATAATATTTGACTAAATCAAGAGATCTTAACAAGATCACttatttttttacttctttCAAAAAAGTCTTACCACAATAATGTACTCCTGCTAAATTCATTTGTTATTCCAGGTTGCCGGTGGTGATGGAACAGCTGGGTGGCTCCTTGGAGTGGTTTCTGATCTTAAGCTATCGCATCCACCTCCAATCGCTACTATGCCACTAGGGACAGGGAACAATCTCCCTTTTTCATTTGGTTGGGTAAGCTTGGACCTTACCGTGGCCTCAATTACAAAATGAATAACCtcatataatattaaaatccttATAATTTCAGATGGAGAACGTGCCATGTATGTGCAAATTATCTTATGCCCTTGGTGCATGACTCTATAGCTTAACCTTTTGTCTATATCTTTTAGTAGACACCTTTCATTTGTTTACCTGTCCAATAGCTTCTAGCAGAAAATTGACCATGTATATTGTTATGGCGGAATCTTAATATTATCAATTTTAATGCATGAGTTTATTTTACTTGGTGAATTTCCTTGTATGTCTGACTGACCCCTCCTTCAAATCTTTTGTATTAATCAAATTTCATTCTGCAATTACCTCATCTGCACGTTTTCTACGTGAGCTGTGATTCTACATAGTCCATCctgcattttttattgttatcgGTAGCTTATACTTTCCTATTGTTAAAACATATATTGTCCTAAATCTGCTTCCTACCTTTAAAGGGGAAAAGAAATCCTGGAACAGACTGTCAATCTGTGAAGTTATTCTTTAAAAAAGTCAAAGGTGCTAAAGAGATGAAAATTGACAGGTAGATGCAGTTTCGGTGTCCAAGTTTTCCTTTCAAGATAATGCATGTTACCATATTTTGGTAATTTAAGCTGTTGGGTCAATGttaaattttattctctattcaAGAGACCCATTACCTCTTTTGTATTCTTTGTTTTGATGCAGCTGGCATATTCTAATGCGGATGAGAACTCCTAAAGATGGTTCATATGAGCCTCTTGCACCTCTTGACCTTCCGCACTCCTTGCATGCCTTCAAACGTGTATCCGCCACAGATGAAATGAATGAGGTACTAAGCTACTCGATGCTTTAAATAAATGAAGACAGAGCCccagtgagagagagagagagagagagaggaggaagaTGAATATTAATAATATGGGCTTCATCATTTATCATCTTGTTTTATCACCTATTTATCTGTTTTATGATGACATTGATTAGTTGCAGGGATACTTGACTCTGAAGTGTACTAATCACAATGTGTATGTTTCAGGAAGGATACAACACGTTCAGGGGGGGATTTTGGAATTATTTTAGCATGGGTAAGTTCTTGTATGTTTCTGCTATTTCTCCATCCTCTGATTCCTCTCTTGATGTTTCTAGTTATGAAGAGTCCCTTGGTGTATTTGAGATTCTTTTGAACTTTTGCAGCTTCCTAACCTTATTTCTTCAGCAGTTATCTTCATATTGCCTTATTAAAGTTAGTTTGTTCCTGGACGTTTAGATAAATTACTTTAAGTATTTATGAAGCTTAACATGTAGTCTGAATCGCTTAATTCTGTTTAACTTTCCTTCAAGTTCTCATTTCTGATAATATCATCGGAGTATGTGGAGGTTCAGTATTTGTTTCTATCCATGTTCCTTTTACCAAACTTAAAACTCACTGCagtatttttatcataatgtgtTGAGTGCTATAGGCTGGAAGTATGAATGAGTTTGATATCGTACAACAGTGAGGAGCTTATTATGATGGATGGAAACTAGATAAATTTATTAAGACACAAAATAACTCAATTCATACTTGGAAGGTACATGCAGTATATTCTGGAATCAACCATTCCATTCTTATATATTGAGTCACTCTTTGA
This sequence is a window from Salvia splendens isolate huo1 chromosome 5, SspV2, whole genome shotgun sequence. Protein-coding genes within it:
- the LOC121804960 gene encoding diacylglycerol kinase 5-like; its protein translation is MLESVVMTQELRRSFRRIFVKTEEAVVGNSEAVQILKDYYIPDYILLPDLEIEQQARVPECPLIVFINTKSGGQLGGELLLTCCSLLNKNQVFDLGEKAPDKMLHQLYFNLEKHKQNGDRFSAEIQTRLRIIVAGGDGTAGWLLGVVSDLKLSHPPPIATMPLGTGNNLPFSFGWGKRNPGTDCQSVKLFFKKVKGAKEMKIDSWHILMRMRTPKDGSYEPLAPLDLPHSLHAFKRVSATDEMNEEGYNTFRGGFWNYFSMGMDAQVSYAFHSARKQNPEKFKNQLVNQTTYAKLSCTQGWFCASLTHPSSRNIAQLAKVKIMKKAGQWIDLDIPRSIRSIVCLNLPSFSGGLNPWGRPSKQKLHSRDLTPPYVDDGFFEVVGFRDAWHGLVLYAPNGHGTRLAQANRIRFEFEKGAADHACMRIDGEPWKQPLPQDDDTVMIEISHFGQVSILANRHCLSRSITAPYSTNSSLHDGCSSEYEEEEERKKLGAANTFRLPDDFDIASLS